AGAAGGGCGCTTCGAATACCTAAGGGTTTGCCAGCCTGGATTCGGGCAGGCTGAAGAAGAACGTGGCGCCCTCGCCGGGGGCGGAGTGGGCCCATACGCGGCCGCCGTGGTGCTCGATGATGCGCTTGACGGTCGCAAGCCCCACCCCGGTCCCGGCGAAGGGCGTGGCCGTGGCGAGCCGCTCGAAGGGCGTGAAGAGACGTTCGGCGTCCTGCATGTCGAATCCGACCCCGCGATCGCGCACGTAGAAGACCTGCTCGCCCACAGCTTCCGTCCGGCCCACGTCGAGGTAGGCGATCGGGGCATCACCCGAGAACTTGACGGCGTTCGAGACGAGGTTCTCCAGCACGCCGTGGATCAGGCTGCGATCGCACTCGGCGCGCAGATCGGCATCGATTCGCAGCTTGATACGGCGCTCGGGATGCAGGGCGCTCTGCTCGGCGACCAGTTCCTGGACCAGGGCCGTGAGGTCCACCTCCTCGCGGTGGAGCTCGGTGCGCCTGGACTGGCCCAAGAGCAGGTAATCGGCGATGCGCTTGCCCATGCGCGTGACCTCCCGCTGGATTCCTTCCAGGTACTGGTGGCCGCTCGCAGGCAGGATATCGTCGAATTGCTCGGCCAGGATCTCCGCGTACCCCGCGATCGCCGTGAGGGGGGTGCGAAGGTCGTGCGAGACGGAGTAGCTGAAGGCTTCGAGCTCGCGGTTGATGCTTTCGAGCTCGGCGGTGCGCTCGCGCACCCGCCATTCGAGTTCGGTGACGAGGGTCGCGTTTTCGATGGCCACGGCCGTCGTATCCGCCAGGATCTGCAAGAGCCGGATCTCGGCGTTGCTCGCTCGATGCG
The nucleotide sequence above comes from bacterium. Encoded proteins:
- a CDS encoding GAF domain-containing protein → MQDFDPAGGSEAPFDALADGAIASRLVTVVQKLSQARSIQEIQAIVKRAARALVGADGATFVLREGDCCFYADEDAISPLWKGLRFPMESCISGWAMLHREAVAITDIYEDPRIPVDAYAPTFVKSLVMVPIRQESPIGAIGAYWASTHRASNAEIRLLQILADTTAVAIENATLVTELEWRVRERTAELESINRELEAFSYSVSHDLRTPLTAIAGYAEILAEQFDDILPASGHQYLEGIQREVTRMGKRIADYLLLGQSRRTELHREEVDLTALVQELVAEQSALHPERRIKLRIDADLRAECDRSLIHGVLENLVSNAVKFSGDAPIAYLDVGRTEAVGEQVFYVRDRGVGFDMQDAERLFTPFERLATATPFAGTGVGLATVKRIIEHHGGRVWAHSAPGEGATFFFSLPESRLANP